One window of Gloeothece citriformis PCC 7424 genomic DNA carries:
- a CDS encoding CHAT domain-containing protein, whose product MKSLISSFLVVTIGLMPLSVPFIEQPSWAQTQTQPQDLQQLLESAIQQTQQGQLLEAIETLQHLLTLARQQNDRETEALALLWLGFNSYNIAQPQQTLEFFQQALPIFQAVGDRRGEANTLSNMGDLYKTMGQPQKASLYYLQALPILREVGDQSLEGTTLINLADVYNSIGKPQQALEYYNQALPIMQETGDRDGEATTLNNIGIIYRSIGQPQNALKYYTQALPILRDTGNRSGEASTLNNLGVVYRIIGQTQNALEYYTQALSILRDTGNPSEEAGTLNNLGSVYASMGKFQEGLAYYKEALSIFREIGNRNGEAMTLSNLGEVYRSIGQPQKALAYYNKALPISRESSNPNEEATILNNLGLTYASMGQSQKALEYYTQVLLIFRETGNRRGEATTLMNLGGVYDNFRQPEQSLEFYTQALPILREIDDRSGEGITLNNLGGVYRSMRQPQRALEFYKGALSIFREISDRSGEAITLTNIGSVYQDLKQTHETIKNWKESIDITLKIRGNLVKENRKEFLQAQPKTVIALTNLLIEQNKPEEAYEWFNLATTFELADYTRLINAKVSNPQAQQLIDQWTQKNQQLNFLRQQLQEDFSESLAQRMRELEAEVNKEAEEIVLRFPEVADLFETTPTDIAQLRESIPKGTTVIHPVLLTGIENVPDTIAIFVITRDNLTVTKVPLDSTEFDNLITTTYQKLNNRFDSEFVKNLAPLYDVLIRPIEAQLTPNQPISIIATGKLRYLPFEALCNLQGEEECHYLIQNYSINYLTRLSTRQIPVTQNPTSKPKILAIGNPKSEGILALNGAEEEVKRITTILPESQSYIREKATLETFKIQSTQFTLLHLATHGCFNPKGCCLSSNCDKPDLEPNSILFADRSFNIADAATLGLKDVELITLSACQTALETNSNGQEISGVAYLFERAGAKAVIASLWSAEDGTTKAIMEEFYQNIKSGMSQAEALQKAKLSQIESHPWYWSPFILIGNTNRF is encoded by the coding sequence TTTAACTCCTATAATATCGCTCAACCTCAGCAAACTTTAGAGTTTTTTCAGCAAGCTTTGCCGATTTTTCAGGCAGTGGGCGATCGTCGTGGGGAAGCAAACACCCTTAGCAATATGGGCGATCTCTATAAAACAATGGGACAACCCCAAAAGGCATCTTTATACTATCTCCAAGCGTTGCCCATTCTAAGAGAAGTCGGCGATCAAAGTTTGGAAGGGACGACTCTTATTAATCTAGCAGATGTTTATAACAGCATCGGGAAACCCCAACAGGCTTTGGAATACTATAACCAGGCTTTGCCCATCATGCAAGAAACCGGCGATCGTGATGGAGAAGCCACTACTCTCAATAATATAGGAATAATCTATCGTAGCATCGGGCAACCCCAGAACGCTTTAAAATACTACACCCAAGCTTTGCCGATCTTACGGGATACCGGCAATCGTAGCGGGGAAGCAAGCACTCTCAATAATCTAGGAGTAGTCTATCGTATCATCGGACAAACCCAGAACGCTTTAGAATACTACACCCAAGCTTTGTCGATCCTACGGGATACCGGCAATCCTAGTGAAGAAGCCGGCACTCTCAATAATCTAGGAAGTGTTTATGCCAGTATGGGGAAATTCCAGGAGGGTTTGGCATACTACAAAGAGGCTTTATCTATTTTTCGAGAAATTGGCAATCGTAACGGAGAAGCAATGACTCTCAGTAATCTAGGAGAAGTCTATCGTAGCATCGGGCAACCCCAGAAGGCTTTGGCGTACTACAATAAAGCTTTGCCTATATCAAGAGAAAGCAGCAATCCTAACGAGGAAGCGACCATTCTCAATAATCTAGGATTAACCTATGCCAGCATGGGACAGTCGCAGAAAGCATTGGAATATTACACCCAAGTTTTGCTTATTTTTCGAGAAACCGGCAATCGCAGAGGGGAAGCGACCACTCTCATGAATCTGGGAGGTGTTTATGATAACTTTCGACAACCTGAACAGTCCTTGGAGTTTTACACGCAAGCTTTGCCTATATTACGAGAAATTGACGATCGTAGCGGGGAAGGGATTACTCTTAATAATCTAGGAGGAGTCTATCGTAGCATGAGGCAACCCCAGAGGGCTTTGGAATTCTACAAAGGGGCTTTGTCTATATTCCGAGAAATTAGCGATCGTAGTGGAGAAGCTATTACTCTTACTAATATAGGTAGTGTGTATCAAGATCTAAAGCAAACTCATGAAACGATTAAGAATTGGAAAGAATCCATCGATATCACTTTAAAAATTCGAGGAAATTTGGTCAAAGAAAATCGTAAAGAATTTTTACAGGCACAACCCAAAACAGTAATCGCTCTCACTAACCTTTTAATTGAGCAAAATAAACCCGAAGAAGCCTACGAATGGTTTAACTTAGCGACGACTTTTGAACTAGCAGACTATACTCGTCTGATTAATGCCAAAGTTTCTAATCCCCAAGCACAACAACTTATTGATCAATGGACTCAAAAAAATCAACAATTAAACTTTCTTCGCCAACAGTTACAAGAAGACTTCTCTGAATCTTTAGCTCAAAGGATGCGAGAATTAGAAGCAGAAGTTAACAAGGAAGCCGAAGAAATAGTCCTTCGTTTTCCTGAAGTAGCAGACTTATTTGAAACCACCCCTACAGATATTGCTCAACTCAGAGAAAGTATCCCCAAAGGGACAACGGTTATTCATCCTGTTTTACTCACTGGTATTGAAAATGTTCCTGATACAATTGCTATTTTTGTCATCACAAGAGATAACCTAACGGTTACTAAAGTTCCTCTTGATTCAACTGAGTTTGACAATCTTATTACCACTACCTATCAAAAACTCAATAATCGTTTTGATTCAGAGTTCGTAAAAAATCTTGCTCCCCTTTATGATGTTCTCATTCGTCCAATTGAAGCCCAATTAACCCCTAACCAGCCTATCAGTATTATTGCTACCGGCAAACTCCGTTATCTGCCTTTTGAAGCCCTTTGTAATCTTCAAGGTGAAGAAGAATGTCATTATCTAATACAAAACTATTCTATTAACTATCTAACTCGTTTATCTACTCGCCAAATTCCTGTTACTCAAAACCCTACTTCTAAGCCGAAAATTTTAGCCATAGGTAATCCTAAATCTGAAGGAATCTTAGCCTTAAATGGAGCAGAAGAAGAAGTTAAAAGGATTACTACAATTTTGCCAGAAAGTCAATCTTATATTCGAGAAAAAGCCACTTTAGAGACTTTTAAAATTCAATCAACTCAATTTACTTTACTTCATTTAGCCACTCATGGATGTTTTAATCCTAAAGGCTGTTGCTTGTCTAGTAACTGTGACAAACCCGACTTAGAGCCGAATAGTATTTTATTTGCCGATCGCTCTTTTAATATTGCCGATGCTGCTACTTTAGGATTAAAAGATGTAGAATTAATTACCTTAAGTGCTTGTCAAACGGCCTTAGAAACTAACTCAAATGGTCAAGAAATATCAGGAGTTGCCTACTTATTTGAGAGAGCCGGAGCTAAAGCGGTTATTGCTAGTTTATGGAGTGCGGAAGATGGGACTACTAAGGCAATTATGGAGGAATTTTATCAAAACATAAAAAGTGGAATGAGTCAAGCAGAAGCCTTACAAAAAGCAAAATTAAGTCAAATTGAGAGTCATCCTTGGTATTGGTCGCCGTTTATTTTGATTGGGAATACAAATCGGTTCTAA
- the alr gene encoding alanine racemase: protein MLSRKPTPNGLTVGRYTPNLSEIIRQRAWIEIDHHAIAHNVHAIKQILSPSTELMAVVKADAYGHGALKVAQTALQAGASWLAIATLGEGIELREAGIAAPILILGAINTPEEIATIAHWKLQPTLCNPQQALIFSETLSKIGQTLPVHLKIDTGMSRLGTIWHEAADFVQLVHQLPNLKMKSVYSHLATADDPDPTIMRLQHQRFEKAISEIKAQGITPPRLHFANSAATLSDRSVHYDLVRVGLGLYGLYPAPHLRSTVDLKPVLQVKARITQVKTIPPGTGVSYGYQFISDRELRIAVVGIGYADGVSRNLSNRLEVLIRGKRVRQIGAITMDQLMLDVSNIPHLQAGEVVTLIGKDQDEEITADEWATQLGTISWEILCGFKHRLPRVSIHQNPENFNL from the coding sequence ATGCTGAGTCGAAAACCAACCCCCAATGGTCTAACCGTCGGGCGTTATACCCCCAATCTATCAGAAATTATCCGTCAACGGGCTTGGATTGAAATCGATCATCATGCCATAGCCCACAATGTTCACGCGATTAAACAAATTTTATCACCTTCGACAGAACTTATGGCCGTGGTGAAAGCAGATGCTTATGGTCATGGGGCGCTGAAAGTTGCTCAAACTGCCTTACAAGCGGGAGCATCTTGGTTAGCTATTGCAACTTTAGGGGAAGGAATAGAACTTAGAGAAGCCGGCATTGCTGCACCTATACTTATTTTAGGGGCAATTAATACTCCCGAAGAAATCGCTACGATCGCTCATTGGAAGTTACAACCGACTTTATGTAACCCCCAACAAGCGTTAATTTTTTCGGAAACTCTCTCGAAAATAGGTCAAACTCTCCCCGTTCATCTGAAAATTGATACCGGTATGTCTCGTTTAGGGACAATTTGGCATGAGGCGGCGGACTTTGTTCAATTAGTCCATCAATTACCTAATCTTAAAATGAAGAGTGTGTATTCTCATTTAGCGACGGCGGATGACCCTGATCCTACTATCATGAGATTACAGCATCAACGGTTTGAAAAAGCTATCAGTGAAATTAAGGCACAGGGTATTACTCCCCCCCGTCTCCATTTTGCAAACTCAGCCGCCACCTTAAGCGATCGCTCAGTTCATTATGATTTAGTTAGAGTGGGATTAGGATTATATGGATTATATCCCGCTCCTCATTTGCGTTCAACCGTTGACCTGAAACCCGTTTTACAAGTAAAAGCGAGGATAACTCAAGTTAAAACCATTCCGCCGGGAACTGGGGTTAGTTATGGTTATCAGTTTATCAGTGATCGAGAGTTAAGAATAGCGGTGGTGGGTATTGGTTACGCGGATGGAGTTTCACGGAATTTGTCTAACCGGTTAGAGGTTTTAATTAGAGGTAAACGAGTTCGGCAAATTGGGGCGATTACAATGGATCAATTAATGTTAGATGTGAGTAATATTCCCCATTTACAAGCCGGTGAAGTGGTGACTTTAATAGGAAAAGATCAAGACGAAGAAATTACCGCCGATGAGTGGGCAACTCAATTAGGGACAATTTCTTGGGAAATCCTTTGCGGGTTTAAACATCGGTTGCCAAGGGTAAGTATTCATCAAAACCCAGAAAATTTCAACCTATAG
- a CDS encoding RNA-guided endonuclease InsQ/TnpB family protein — protein sequence MLLCHDVSFARCMEQVLTLVVKLQTNDQQKELLVDMAVAFAGACTWINNNVNSNLTNRNSIQAVCYALVKKQFGLTANHVVRACARVGANRLTAKQKSKKVKGFKPTSFDCDARTFRFIEEGYLASISTTGKRVKIPMRVSNYHIGKLSGQNPTSAQVCQHKDGDWYVHIQLKSDAPKPIKTDKVIGVDLGRRDIAVTSTNKSWSGKEIQEKRDKYARVRASLQRKATQGTRSTRRRCRQIWQRLSGKERRYQQWLNHNISKVIINEAKQSQSVVAIEDLKGIRERTNQKPRSKTERRRSNSWAFYQLRTFLTYKGISEGVEVIAINPAYTSQTCHCCLHIGLRSNKSFKCSNKACNWIGDADLNGSLMIAIVGRSVNTPRGSELLACPIDSRATESPRIPCVG from the coding sequence ATGTTATTATGTCATGATGTGAGTTTTGCGCGTTGTATGGAACAAGTCCTAACTTTAGTTGTAAAGCTTCAAACTAATGACCAGCAAAAAGAATTGTTGGTTGATATGGCTGTTGCTTTTGCTGGTGCTTGTACTTGGATTAACAACAATGTAAACTCAAACCTGACCAATAGAAACTCTATTCAAGCTGTTTGCTACGCATTGGTTAAAAAACAGTTTGGATTGACTGCTAATCATGTTGTTAGAGCTTGTGCTAGAGTCGGTGCTAATAGGTTAACCGCTAAACAAAAAAGCAAGAAAGTTAAAGGATTTAAGCCTACCAGTTTTGACTGTGACGCTCGAACTTTTCGTTTTATTGAAGAAGGGTATTTAGCCAGTATCAGTACAACGGGAAAACGAGTCAAGATTCCGATGAGAGTTAGCAACTACCACATTGGAAAATTGTCAGGTCAAAACCCTACATCTGCACAAGTTTGTCAGCATAAAGATGGTGATTGGTATGTTCATATCCAACTCAAGTCTGATGCCCCTAAACCTATCAAAACTGATAAGGTTATAGGAGTTGATTTAGGGAGAAGAGACATAGCAGTTACCTCAACAAATAAATCATGGTCTGGTAAGGAGATTCAAGAGAAAAGAGATAAATATGCCAGAGTTCGGGCTTCTCTCCAACGGAAAGCTACCCAAGGCACAAGGTCAACAAGGCGTAGATGTCGTCAGATTTGGCAACGGCTATCGGGTAAAGAAAGAAGATACCAGCAATGGCTAAATCATAATATTTCAAAAGTTATCATCAACGAAGCGAAGCAATCTCAATCTGTCGTTGCTATTGAAGATTTAAAGGGGATTCGAGAAAGGACTAATCAAAAGCCTAGAAGTAAAACCGAACGAAGACGGTCTAATTCTTGGGCTTTCTACCAGTTAAGAACTTTCTTGACATATAAAGGAATCTCTGAAGGGGTTGAGGTAATAGCAATTAACCCTGCATATACCAGCCAAACTTGCCATTGTTGCCTACATATTGGACTAAGAAGCAACAAGTCTTTTAAGTGCAGTAATAAAGCTTGTAATTGGATTGGGGATGCCGATTTAAACGGTTCGTTGATGATAGCTATAGTTGGGCGTTCTGTAAACACGCCTAGAGGTTCAGAATTATTGGCTTGTCCGATTGATTCTAGGGCTACGGAAAGCCCCCGCATTCCATGCGTAGGGTAG
- a CDS encoding HNH endonuclease — protein MGKVLVLNASYEPLNITSWKRAIVLLLKGKAEQLEHNGRLLYSGIPLPTVIRLRHYVKVPYKEIPLTRRNILERDRHTCQYCSYKGEQLTLDHVIPRSRGGGDTWENLVTACVRCNVKKGNRTPKEANMMLLTQPRKPYSSLYFELIKHTRGESNQEWRKYVIGISTE, from the coding sequence ATGGGCAAGGTACTGGTGTTAAATGCCTCCTATGAGCCACTCAATATTACGAGTTGGAAACGGGCGATAGTCCTATTACTCAAAGGTAAGGCCGAGCAACTTGAACACAATGGTCGACTTCTCTATAGTGGGATACCACTTCCGACTGTTATCCGACTCCGACACTATGTCAAAGTTCCTTACAAGGAAATTCCTTTAACCCGCCGGAATATTCTCGAACGCGATCGACATACTTGTCAATACTGTAGTTACAAAGGGGAACAACTGACTTTAGATCATGTTATACCCCGTTCTCGCGGAGGAGGAGACACCTGGGAAAATTTGGTTACTGCTTGTGTACGCTGCAATGTCAAGAAAGGTAACCGCACTCCCAAAGAAGCAAACATGATGCTACTCACTCAACCTCGTAAACCCTACAGTAGTCTTTATTTTGAACTCATTAAACATACTAGAGGAGAGTCTAACCAGGAATGGAGAAAGTATGTGATTGGAATTTCTACTGAGTAA